A window from Aureibacillus halotolerans encodes these proteins:
- a CDS encoding DUF3243 domain-containing protein, whose product MSILDNFDSWKGFLGDRLEHAEGQGYDQKAISEIAFQIGGYLAEEVEGKNEEERILAELWKVADEKEQHAIANMMVKLVKQGGNDHK is encoded by the coding sequence ATGTCCATCCTGGATAATTTTGATTCATGGAAAGGCTTTTTAGGAGACCGTCTCGAACATGCAGAAGGGCAAGGGTATGACCAAAAAGCCATTTCGGAAATCGCATTCCAAATTGGCGGGTATCTTGCAGAAGAAGTCGAAGGCAAAAACGAAGAAGAGCGTATTTTAGCTGAGCTTTGGAAAGTCGCTGACGAAAAAGAACAGCATGCCATCGCAAATATGATGGTCAAGCTTGTGAAACAAGGCGGAAACGACCACAAATAA